Proteins encoded in a region of the Antedon mediterranea chromosome 2, ecAntMedi1.1, whole genome shotgun sequence genome:
- the LOC140039200 gene encoding uncharacterized protein, whose amino-acid sequence MAAVSGWSSDDSEDEIILSAIILAKRRKRKWVKEVCSERKTFGQFETLVKRNLATNEDEFFNYFRMTPHQYGHLVSLIKDDITKRDTRFRESISAEERLSICLRYLATGDSYPTMYFAYRVGKSTICKIISEVCQAIWDNLKNTYMAIPSRSDWKQIAEEFNSKWNFPNCIGAIDGKHVQIVAPDRSGSLFYNYKSTHSVVLLALVDADYCFSFIDVGNYGSNSDGGIFARSDLNRAITNKTLEVPEDVNLPGSPELGPMPHVILGDEAFPLKTNIMRPYPGKELTDEKRIFNYRLSRGRRISENVFGQLAAKYRIYFRVINMHPKNVDKIIKATCVLHNYIKKTSDRSGRLPPTEDVDLSQYEGIQPLRQIGNHAGVDAMGIRDAFKDYFNSPNGEVVWQRKVCFGHASI is encoded by the exons ATGGCAGCCGTTTCTGGATGGTCATCGGATGATAGTGAGGACGAAATTATTCTTTCCGCTATAATTTTAGCCAAAAGAAGGAAAAGAAAATGGGTGAAGGAGGTCTGTTCAGAAAGAAAGACATTTGGTCAATTTGAAACGTTAGTAAAACGTAATCTGGCGACCAATGAAGACGAATTCTTCAATTATTTTAGAATGACGCCTCACCAATACGGTCATCTTGTCAGTTTAATTAAAGATGATATTACAAAACGGGACACAAGATTCAGAGAGAGTATCTCCGCGGAAGAACGTTTATCCATCTGTTTAAG GTATCTTGCTACGGGTGATTCATATCCGACGATGTATTTTGCATATCGTGTTGGGAAGTCGACTATATGTAAAATTATTTCAGAAGTCTGCCAGGCGATTTgggataatttaaaaaacaccTACATGGCTATTCCATCACGTAGCGATTGGAAGCAAATCGCGGAAGAGTTTAATTCGAAATGGAATTTCCCAAATTGCATTGGAGCAATAGACGGCAAACATGTACAGATTGTAGCTCCAGATAGATCGGGGTCATTGTTTTATAACTATAAGTCGACACACTCAGTTGTGCTACTAGCACTGGTCGATGCTGACTACTGTTTTTCTTTCATTGATGTCGGGAACTACGGGTCAAACAGCGATGGCGGAATTTTCGCTAGATCCGACCTAAACCGAGCTATTACAAACAAAACCTTGGAAGTACCAGAAGATGTCAATTTACCCGGTTCCCCAGAGCTTGGGCCAATGCCACATGTCATCTTAGGTGATGAAGCCTTCCCATTGAAAACTAACATTATGAGGCCATATCCTGGAAAGGAACTGACCGACGAAAAGCGAATTTTTAACTACAGACTGTCGAGGGGCAGAAGAATCTCTGAAAACGTATTTGGACAGCTGGCCGCGAAATACCGAATTTATTTTCGTGTAATCAACATGCATCCAAAGAACGTGGACAAGATCATTAAGGCAACTTGCGTACTCCATaactacataaaaaaaacttcCGACAGGAGTGGACGACTTCCTCCTACCGAAGACGTTGACCTTAGTCAATACGAAGGAATCCAGCCACTACGCCAAATAGGCAATCATGCAGGGGTAGACGCGATGGGAATTCGTGATGCTTTCAAAGACTACTTCAATTCACCAAATGGCGAAGTTGTTTGGCAGCGAAAAGTGTGTTTTGGACACGCCtctatttaa